Proteins from a single region of Trypanosoma brucei brucei TREU927 chromosome 7, complete sequence:
- a CDS encoding iron/ascorbate oxidoreductase family protein, putative: protein MNHTSIPVIDVSPLFREGEHRVMDVAQQIDWACRTWGFFHVVGHPISPERIGKLMEMAKTFFSLPLEEKLKINIQKSKHHRGYGCLNAENVDPTKPFDCKETFDMGCHLPEDHPDVAAGKPLRGPNNHPTQVGGWMELMETHYRDMRDFALVILRALALAIGLRKDFFDNKFDEPLSVFRMVHYPAQKEGSRHPLVCGEHTDYGIITLLYQDSVGGLQLRNLSDEWVDVEPIEGSFVVNIGDMMNMWSNGRYRSTAHRVRLTTTDRYSMPYFCEPDPYTLIECLDHCHSPSNPPKYPPVRAVDWLLKRFEETYAHRKANM from the coding sequence ATGAATCACACTTCGATTCCAGTTATTGATGTGAGCCCTCTGTTTCGTGAAGGTGAACATCGGGTAATGGACGTTGCCCAACAAATTGACTGGGCTTGCAGGACGTGGGGTTTCTTTCATGTCGTGGGGCATCCCATTTCCCCTGAACGGATTGGAAAGTTGATGGAAATGGCCAAAACGTTCTTCTCGCTTCCACTGGAAGAGAAACTTAAAATTAACATTCAAAAGAGCAAACATCATCGCGGCTACGGGTGCCTTAATGCGGAGAATGTTGACCCAACGAAGCCATTTGACTGCAAGGAAACATTTGATATGGGCTGCCACCTCCCTGAGGATCACCCCGATGTCGCAGCTGGGAAACCGTTGCGTGGACCGAACAATCACCCCACGCAAGTGGGGGGTTGGATGGAATTAATGGAAACACACTATCGCGATATGCGGGACTTTGCCCTCGTTATTCTTCGTGCCCTTGCACTCGCTATTGGCTTAAGGAAAGACTTTTTCGACAATAAGTTTGATGAGCCATTGAGTGTGTTCCGCATGGTGCATTACCCCGCACAAAAGGAGGGGTCGCGCCATCCTCTTGTTTGTGGTGAGCATACGGATTATGGTATTATTACATTACTCTACCAAGATTCGGTGGGCGGACTGCAGTTGCGCAATCTGTCAGATGAGTGGGTGGATGTGGAACCCATCGAAGGAAGTTTTGTTGTGAATATTGGGGACATGATGAATATGTGGAGTAATGGCCGTTACCGTTCTACTGCGCATCGCGTTCGCTTAACCACAACGGATCGCTACTCCATGCCATATTTCTGCGAGCCCGATCCTTATACTCTTATTGAATGCCTTGATCATTGTCATTCGCCAAGCAATCCTCCCAAATATCCACCAGTCCGTGCTGTGGATTGGTTGCTGAAGCGTTTCGAGGAAACATATGCCCATCGCAAGGCAAATATGTGA